The Flammeovirgaceae bacterium genome contains a region encoding:
- a CDS encoding aspartate kinase translates to MNVFKFGGASLKTSSAVRNMAGIVKTHQQKPLVVVVSAMGKTTNALEHIVNLYRQGLSFRKELTELKTYHINLARDLFTEKSVEQKIDDLFERLVEQLKPGPEDQVYDQVVSFGEIISSVIVCDFLAQSGVACSWKDARQYILTDDCFREGKVNWEITRKKIQSLVPELENKIILTQGFIGGTADGLTTTLGREGSDYTAAIFASCLDADAVTIWKDVPGVMSADPKRIPEAVVFAELPYKEAAEMTYYGASVIHPKTIKPLAVKGIPLLVKSFDNPHLPGTRIHECHVDKLPPLIVFKENQCLVSCRVTDYTFINEQQLSLLFQALSELDIKINVMQNSAISFSFCIDYRESKLAALLEKLRHHFEVYYNTGLVLITVKNYDSQTFETYRKQNNLLLEQSSRSTLQVLVKP, encoded by the coding sequence ATGAACGTTTTTAAATTCGGGGGTGCCTCACTTAAAACCAGTTCGGCCGTGCGCAACATGGCTGGCATTGTTAAAACCCATCAGCAAAAACCGCTGGTGGTGGTGGTTTCGGCTATGGGCAAAACCACCAACGCACTCGAACATATTGTTAACCTGTATCGTCAGGGGCTGTCGTTCCGGAAAGAACTAACCGAACTTAAAACGTACCATATAAATCTTGCCCGGGATCTGTTTACTGAAAAATCTGTTGAGCAAAAGATAGACGACCTTTTTGAACGGCTTGTTGAACAGCTAAAACCCGGACCGGAAGATCAGGTGTATGACCAGGTGGTTAGTTTCGGAGAAATTATTTCATCGGTTATCGTGTGCGATTTTCTGGCACAATCCGGTGTGGCCTGCTCCTGGAAAGATGCCCGCCAGTATATTCTGACGGATGATTGTTTCCGCGAAGGAAAAGTAAACTGGGAAATCACCCGAAAAAAAATTCAATCGCTTGTACCTGAACTTGAAAATAAAATTATCCTTACACAGGGTTTTATCGGTGGTACGGCTGATGGATTAACTACTACCCTGGGACGCGAAGGCTCAGACTATACAGCAGCTATTTTTGCTTCGTGCCTTGATGCGGATGCCGTAACTATCTGGAAGGATGTGCCGGGTGTAATGAGTGCCGACCCGAAGCGAATTCCTGAGGCCGTTGTGTTTGCCGAACTTCCCTACAAAGAGGCAGCCGAGATGACGTACTACGGGGCCTCGGTTATCCACCCGAAAACCATAAAACCGCTGGCCGTTAAAGGCATTCCGTTACTGGTTAAAAGTTTTGATAACCCCCACCTGCCCGGTACGCGCATCCACGAATGCCATGTTGACAAACTTCCTCCGCTTATTGTGTTTAAAGAAAATCAGTGCCTGGTATCGTGCCGTGTAACCGATTATACCTTTATTAATGAGCAACAACTCAGTTTACTATTTCAGGCCCTATCCGAACTGGACATCAAAATTAACGTGATGCAAAACTCGGCTATCTCATTTTCATTTTGCATTGATTACCGCGAGAGCAAGCTGGCAGCTCTGCTTGAAAAATTGCGCCATCACTTCGAAGTGTATTACAACACCGGGCTGGTGCTGATTACAGTAAAAAACTACGATTCGCAAACCTTTGAAACCTACCGGAAACAAAACAATCTCCTGCTGGAGCAATCTTCGCGTTCTACCCTGCAGGTTTTGGTGAAACCGTAA
- a CDS encoding YihA family ribosome biogenesis GTP-binding protein → MRVTEAEFSCSATSMAALPKDGLPEFAVIGRSNVGKSSLINLLTGRKQLAKISATPGKTQTINHYLINESWYLVDLPGYGYARVSKQQQQGFGKLIEMYLTKSSTLFCLFVLLDCRLKPQPIDLDFITWAGKAGIPLALVFTKADKVTKSQLKETLKLFETELLKQWESLPPVFITSSLNKTGGKEILAFIASALKTPAQN, encoded by the coding sequence ATGAGGGTTACTGAGGCCGAATTTAGTTGCAGCGCCACCTCGATGGCGGCCTTACCAAAGGATGGCCTGCCCGAATTTGCGGTTATCGGCCGCTCCAATGTAGGCAAGTCTTCGCTTATTAACCTGCTTACCGGCCGAAAGCAGTTAGCCAAAATTTCGGCCACCCCGGGCAAAACCCAAACCATTAACCACTATCTGATTAATGAGAGTTGGTACCTGGTTGACTTGCCCGGTTACGGTTACGCCCGCGTAAGCAAGCAGCAACAACAGGGCTTCGGCAAACTCATTGAGATGTACCTCACTAAGAGCAGCACCCTGTTTTGCCTCTTCGTATTGCTCGACTGCCGGCTCAAGCCGCAACCCATTGACCTGGATTTTATAACGTGGGCAGGCAAAGCCGGTATTCCGCTGGCGCTTGTTTTTACCAAGGCCGATAAGGTTACCAAAAGTCAGTTGAAAGAAACGCTGAAGTTATTTGAAACCGAACTGCTCAAGCAATGGGAATCGCTGCCTCCCGTATTTATTACCTCATCGTTAAATAAAACAGGCGGTAAAGAAATTCTCGCCTTCATTGCCTCTGCACTAAAAACGCCCGCCCAAAATTAG
- the ubiE gene encoding bifunctional demethylmenaquinone methyltransferase/2-methoxy-6-polyprenyl-1,4-benzoquinol methylase UbiE, with the protein MEVVPYKEEKSTKKEQVARMFDNISHRYDFLNHFLSLGIDNGWRRKAVNLLKPLKPRLILDVATGTGDFAVAALRLNPDKIIGVDISEGMLEIGRKKMQNRGLDKKIDLISGDSENLPFEENKFDAVTVGFGVRNFEDVNRGLAEIRRVLRPGGMLVVLEFSRPKQFPFKQLYNFYFKFILPKLGRLISRDKAAYTYLPESVEAFPDGDDFLTILTNLGYKEPACKPLTLGISSIYTARK; encoded by the coding sequence ATGGAAGTTGTTCCGTACAAGGAAGAGAAATCAACTAAAAAGGAGCAGGTTGCCCGGATGTTTGATAACATCAGCCACCGGTACGATTTCCTTAATCATTTTCTGAGCCTGGGTATTGATAACGGTTGGCGGAGGAAGGCAGTTAATTTGTTAAAACCATTAAAGCCCCGGCTGATACTGGATGTTGCCACCGGCACAGGCGATTTTGCCGTTGCAGCATTGCGCCTGAATCCGGATAAGATTATTGGGGTGGATATTTCGGAAGGCATGCTTGAAATTGGCCGTAAGAAGATGCAGAACAGGGGCCTCGATAAAAAAATTGACTTGATAAGCGGAGATTCTGAAAATCTTCCCTTCGAAGAAAATAAGTTTGATGCCGTAACCGTTGGATTTGGAGTGAGAAACTTTGAAGATGTTAACCGGGGCCTGGCGGAAATCAGGCGGGTACTGCGGCCGGGCGGCATGCTGGTTGTACTTGAATTTTCACGGCCGAAACAGTTTCCGTTTAAACAATTGTACAATTTTTATTTCAAATTCATCCTTCCGAAACTCGGCCGCCTGATATCGCGCGATAAAGCCGCTTATACCTATTTACCCGAATCGGTAGAGGCCTTCCCGGATGGTGACGATTTTCTGACTATCTTGACAAACCTTGGATATAAAGAACCCGCATGCAAGCCGTTAACTCTGGGTATCAGTTCAATTTACACCGCACGAAAATAA
- a CDS encoding low molecular weight phosphotyrosine protein phosphatase, with translation MKNVKVLFVCLGNICRSPLAEALFKHKLKQLGLQDTIEADSCGTSNYHIGELPDSRTMANARKNGIVIEHRGRQLSKDDLNFFDYILAMDESNYENILYLGRNQTILHKVSLMRSYDPVGNCRDVPDPYYGGERGFQEVFEILDRSLDGFLQFLIQKEGITVSPKPAG, from the coding sequence ATGAAAAATGTAAAAGTGTTGTTTGTGTGCCTCGGTAACATTTGCCGGTCACCGCTTGCCGAAGCCCTGTTTAAACATAAACTAAAACAGCTGGGATTACAGGATACTATTGAGGCCGATAGCTGTGGCACCTCCAATTATCATATTGGTGAACTACCGGATAGCCGAACGATGGCCAACGCCAGGAAGAATGGTATCGTTATTGAGCACCGGGGGCGCCAGCTTTCAAAAGATGACCTGAACTTTTTCGATTACATCCTGGCAATGGATGAAAGCAATTACGAAAACATTCTTTACCTGGGGCGCAATCAAACTATTCTTCACAAGGTTTCGCTGATGCGCAGCTATGACCCGGTAGGGAACTGTCGTGATGTACCCGATCCGTATTATGGTGGCGAACGCGGCTTCCAGGAGGTGTTTGAAATACTCGACCGATCGCTGGATGGATTCCTTCAGTTTCTGATACAAAAAGAAGGAATTACGGTTTCACCAAAACCTGCAGGGTAG
- a CDS encoding 3-deoxy-D-manno-octulosonic acid transferase has product MATFLYNLSILLLRALYYLAGFFNVKADAFNYGRKNFFTRFTAALGANPKPLVWIHCASLGEFEQGRPVIEKLKEEFPDYKILLTFFSPSGYEVRKNYPKADYVFYLPWDTQANAKRFLDISKPNLVLFVKYEFWYHYTRQTRQRNIPLLSISAIFRPDQFFFKTPGKFYRGILKNFIHFFVQNDESVRLLKSIGLTNVTRAGDTRFDRVNQLVKQGEDVPIARKFKGTDKLMVIGSCWAEDLEVLIPFINENYFHLKFIIAPHEITEAFMSNFEKAVNAKTIRYSKATENTDDYHVLMIDNIGMLGKLYRYGEFAFVGGAFGKGLHNILEAACYGIPIFFGNKNYQKFQEAVDLINRGGAFEVADYRDLKTKYEMVNLPQNFLLACEVTRLYVEENLGATEKIMAYCRNLLNS; this is encoded by the coding sequence ATGGCCACCTTTCTGTACAACCTCAGCATATTGCTGCTCCGGGCGCTCTACTACCTTGCCGGTTTTTTTAACGTAAAAGCGGATGCCTTCAACTACGGCCGTAAAAATTTTTTCACTCGCTTTACCGCTGCACTGGGAGCCAACCCGAAACCGCTGGTATGGATACACTGTGCCTCGCTGGGCGAATTTGAACAGGGCCGGCCGGTAATTGAAAAGCTCAAAGAAGAATTTCCGGATTATAAAATCCTGCTAACATTTTTTTCTCCATCAGGATATGAAGTACGAAAAAATTACCCAAAAGCCGACTACGTTTTTTACCTGCCCTGGGATACCCAAGCCAATGCCAAACGCTTTCTCGACATCAGTAAACCCAACCTGGTACTGTTTGTGAAATATGAATTCTGGTACCATTATACCAGGCAAACCAGGCAACGCAATATTCCTTTACTTTCCATTTCCGCCATATTCCGACCGGATCAGTTTTTCTTTAAAACACCTGGTAAATTTTACCGCGGCATACTAAAAAATTTTATCCATTTCTTTGTACAAAACGATGAATCTGTACGCTTACTGAAATCCATCGGCCTGACCAACGTTACACGCGCTGGTGATACCCGTTTTGATCGGGTTAATCAACTGGTTAAACAGGGAGAAGATGTTCCGATTGCCAGAAAATTCAAGGGCACTGACAAACTCATGGTTATCGGCAGTTGCTGGGCCGAGGATTTGGAGGTACTCATTCCCTTTATTAATGAGAACTATTTCCACCTGAAATTTATCATTGCTCCACATGAAATTACAGAAGCTTTCATGAGTAATTTTGAAAAAGCGGTGAATGCCAAAACCATACGCTATTCTAAAGCAACAGAAAACACAGATGACTATCACGTACTGATGATAGATAATATTGGTATGCTTGGAAAACTCTATCGCTACGGAGAGTTTGCTTTTGTGGGTGGAGCTTTCGGCAAAGGGTTGCATAACATACTGGAAGCCGCCTGTTACGGCATCCCGATTTTCTTTGGTAACAAAAATTATCAGAAATTTCAGGAAGCGGTTGATCTGATTAACCGGGGCGGAGCATTTGAGGTTGCCGATTACCGCGACTTAAAAACCAAATATGAAATGGTAAACCTGCCGCAGAATTTCTTACTGGCCTGTGAAGTAACCCGCCTTTACGTGGAAGAAAACCTGGGCGCTACTGAAAAAATTATGGCGTACTGCCGCAACCTGCTCAATTCATGA
- a CDS encoding enoyl-CoA hydratase/isomerase family protein: MEFIIVTEQYYPGIALIQLNRPKELNALNRKLMEEVRDALQALDKNEGVRVIIITGNEQAFAAGADIKQMADKSAIDMLLIDQFSTWDQIRRTKKPIIAAVSGFALGGGCEFTMMCDMIIASETAKFGQPEIKIGTIPGAGGTQRLTKAIGKAKAMELILTGRFLSAEEAHFYGLVNKVVPVEMLMHEAVELAKEIAQMSPVAVQLAKEAINRSFETQLDEGLAFERKNFYLTFASADQKEGMQAFIEKRKPTYTGK, translated from the coding sequence ATGGAATTCATCATTGTAACCGAACAATACTACCCGGGTATTGCCCTCATTCAGTTAAACCGCCCTAAAGAACTTAACGCACTTAACCGAAAACTGATGGAGGAAGTGCGCGATGCCTTACAGGCCCTGGATAAAAACGAGGGCGTGCGGGTTATCATCATCACCGGTAACGAACAGGCCTTTGCAGCCGGGGCCGACATAAAGCAAATGGCCGATAAATCAGCCATCGATATGTTACTGATTGATCAGTTCAGCACCTGGGACCAGATACGCAGAACCAAGAAACCTATTATTGCAGCGGTTTCGGGTTTTGCGCTTGGCGGAGGCTGCGAGTTTACCATGATGTGCGATATGATCATCGCTTCGGAAACCGCCAAATTCGGTCAGCCGGAAATAAAAATCGGAACCATACCCGGAGCGGGCGGAACACAACGGTTAACCAAAGCAATCGGCAAGGCCAAGGCGATGGAACTGATTTTAACCGGCCGGTTCCTGTCGGCCGAAGAGGCTCACTTTTACGGGCTGGTAAATAAAGTAGTACCGGTGGAGATGCTGATGCACGAGGCGGTGGAACTGGCAAAAGAAATCGCACAAATGTCACCGGTGGCGGTGCAACTGGCCAAGGAGGCGATTAACCGGTCGTTCGAAACCCAGCTTGATGAAGGACTTGCCTTTGAGCGCAAAAACTTTTACCTCACGTTCGCTTCGGCCGATCAGAAAGAAGGCATGCAGGCATTTATTGAAAAGCGAAAACCCACCTACACCGGCAAATAA
- a CDS encoding AI-2E family transporter encodes MDQNTAAHGFRVERAAAWLIVLAIVVFCLVYFSNFLQPIVIAGMIWYAVYELKRLFGKVSIKNRRLPNWLLTILAFVIIFLVTIGIYEIVVINLNLIIEKSPQYIANFRAMIANLKTLEGFEVIQERMLTVVSSFNIQPVLTALLNSLTNIAGNIFIIIIYVAFLLVEEKFFDKKLKLWIKNPVRLENITTIIDQVATATRKYVSIKTQMSLLTGLLSYFILLVFDVDFPVWWAFLIFLLNYIPYIGSFFATLLPAAFAMFQFQSFWIFLWVFLAIQVVQLLVGNVLEPKVMGRTLNLSPLGVLLALTFWGIIWGVLGMILSVPITSVIVITCARFEQTKFIAIWLSETGEVELT; translated from the coding sequence ATGGATCAAAACACAGCAGCTCACGGATTTCGTGTTGAGCGGGCCGCGGCCTGGCTGATTGTCCTGGCTATTGTTGTTTTCTGCCTGGTGTACTTCAGCAATTTTTTGCAGCCCATTGTTATAGCCGGCATGATTTGGTACGCTGTTTATGAACTTAAACGCTTATTCGGTAAAGTCTCGATTAAAAACCGAAGACTCCCCAACTGGCTGCTAACAATACTGGCCTTCGTAATTATTTTTCTGGTTACGATTGGCATTTATGAAATTGTGGTCATCAATCTTAACCTGATAATCGAAAAATCACCTCAGTACATTGCCAACTTCAGGGCGATGATAGCCAACCTCAAAACACTGGAGGGATTTGAAGTTATTCAGGAGCGGATGTTAACGGTAGTCTCCTCGTTTAACATACAGCCCGTATTAACCGCTTTATTGAACAGCCTGACCAACATTGCCGGTAATATTTTCATCATTATCATTTACGTTGCCTTCTTGTTAGTTGAAGAAAAATTTTTCGATAAGAAACTAAAGTTGTGGATAAAAAATCCTGTCCGGCTTGAAAACATAACCACTATAATCGATCAGGTTGCCACGGCCACGCGAAAATACGTTTCAATAAAAACACAAATGAGTTTATTAACCGGCTTGCTGAGTTATTTTATTCTGTTGGTGTTTGATGTTGATTTTCCGGTGTGGTGGGCTTTTCTGATCTTTTTGTTGAATTATATTCCCTATATCGGGTCATTCTTTGCAACCCTGTTACCGGCTGCCTTTGCCATGTTTCAGTTTCAATCCTTCTGGATTTTTCTTTGGGTATTTCTGGCCATCCAGGTTGTTCAGCTGTTGGTTGGTAATGTGTTGGAACCGAAGGTAATGGGCCGCACGCTTAATCTTAGTCCGTTAGGTGTATTGTTAGCGCTTACTTTTTGGGGAATCATCTGGGGCGTATTAGGCATGATCCTGTCGGTGCCCATTACTTCGGTAATTGTAATTACCTGTGCGCGGTTTGAGCAAACCAAATTTATTGCCATCTGGCTGTCGGAAACCGGAGAGGTTGAACTGACATAA
- a CDS encoding PorT family protein, with protein MQAVNSGYQFNLHRTKIILLAALLVPGSLAAQSFLWARKNNPNYDESRKISYGFLIGLHTTTYQLNYSDAFVTPAFDTLHSVEPDWKPGFSLGFIVNYRAHEFLDLRIMPTVAFYEHALTYRFTDGQSINQLVETTMVEFPLLVKYKSMRRGNIRMYMVGGVRPGIEASGKKEIENVTNSLEVAAFNMSLEAGIGFDLYFPLFKLSPEIRFSRGIYNVLDNPDNIYGKPLKHLTTNTVHVYFLFQ; from the coding sequence ATGCAAGCCGTTAACTCTGGGTATCAGTTCAATTTACACCGCACGAAAATAATTCTCCTGGCAGCGCTGCTTGTACCGGGTTCGCTTGCTGCACAGAGTTTTTTGTGGGCGCGTAAAAACAATCCGAACTACGATGAGAGCCGCAAAATCAGTTACGGGTTTCTTATCGGCCTGCACACCACCACCTACCAACTTAACTATTCCGATGCGTTTGTTACACCGGCATTTGATACGCTGCATTCCGTTGAGCCCGACTGGAAGCCGGGCTTTTCACTGGGCTTTATCGTTAACTACCGGGCACACGAATTTCTGGATTTACGGATAATGCCCACCGTGGCGTTTTATGAGCATGCGCTTACCTACCGGTTTACCGATGGCCAGTCGATCAATCAGTTGGTTGAAACTACCATGGTGGAGTTTCCTTTGTTGGTTAAATACAAATCCATGCGCAGAGGGAACATCCGGATGTACATGGTGGGCGGTGTGAGGCCCGGTATTGAAGCCTCGGGCAAAAAGGAGATTGAAAATGTTACCAACAGCCTTGAAGTGGCTGCCTTCAACATGAGCCTGGAGGCCGGTATCGGTTTTGATTTGTACTTTCCGCTGTTTAAACTTTCGCCTGAAATCCGGTTTTCCCGTGGTATTTATAATGTGTTGGATAATCCGGATAACATTTACGGAAAACCCCTGAAGCACCTTACAACCAATACCGTTCACGTGTATTTTCTTTTCCAATAA
- a CDS encoding DUF5606 domain-containing protein — translation MKLDEIATVSGKGGLFKVLRPAKSGVILESLDDQKIKLVATPNHRMSVLSEISIYTTTKEGTVPLEHVLLKIYSEYNSDLGIDAEADPAELKAFLKSVLPEYDENRVYVSDIKKLVKWYAILNKYCPEFFTEKKEETSEG, via the coding sequence ATGAAATTAGACGAAATTGCTACGGTATCGGGTAAAGGCGGATTGTTTAAAGTGCTGAGACCTGCTAAATCAGGTGTTATTTTAGAGTCATTAGATGATCAGAAAATAAAGCTGGTGGCAACGCCCAATCACCGCATGTCGGTACTCAGTGAAATTTCGATATACACAACCACTAAAGAAGGCACCGTTCCGCTGGAGCACGTGCTTCTAAAAATATATTCGGAATATAATTCTGATTTGGGCATTGATGCAGAAGCCGACCCTGCAGAATTAAAGGCTTTCCTTAAATCTGTTTTACCGGAGTATGACGAAAACCGGGTTTACGTTTCTGATATTAAAAAACTGGTAAAGTGGTACGCCATATTGAATAAATACTGCCCGGAATTTTTTACTGAAAAGAAAGAAGAAACCAGCGAAGGTTAA
- the fbp gene encoding class 1 fructose-bisphosphatase has product MEESRIAAPIGSALDRFIKSKQDQFAYASGELSQLLRDIALASKVVNREVNKAGLIDIMGAMGSTNTAGDAQQKLDVLANIRFSRALMKGGEACALISEESESYVDLNNSGKYVIAIDPLDGSSNIDVNVSIGTIFSIYRRKSKEGTPIQDQDILQKGSEQVAAGYILYGSSTMLVYTTGHGVNGFTYEPTLGEYFLSHPDMRMPEDGKIYSVNEGSYNSFSQPVKEYIAYCKEKNYTGRYIGSLVADFHRNLLKGGIYIYPATAKDPNGKLRLMYECNALAFVAEQAGGKASDGQGRILDIQPTSLHQRTPFYVGSKNMVEKAESFV; this is encoded by the coding sequence ATGGAAGAATCGCGGATAGCAGCCCCAATCGGCAGTGCGCTTGACCGGTTTATAAAGAGTAAGCAGGACCAGTTTGCCTATGCCAGCGGTGAACTTTCGCAGTTGCTGCGCGACATCGCCCTGGCCTCCAAGGTGGTTAACCGTGAGGTAAATAAAGCCGGCCTGATTGACATTATGGGTGCGATGGGCTCCACCAACACGGCCGGAGATGCACAACAAAAGCTGGATGTGCTCGCCAACATCCGCTTTTCGCGGGCCCTGATGAAGGGGGGAGAAGCCTGCGCCTTGATTTCGGAAGAATCTGAATCGTATGTTGATCTGAACAACTCCGGTAAATATGTTATTGCTATTGATCCGCTGGATGGGTCGTCAAATATTGATGTCAACGTTTCCATCGGTACTATTTTTTCAATCTATCGCAGAAAGAGTAAAGAAGGAACGCCTATCCAGGATCAGGATATTCTGCAAAAAGGATCGGAGCAGGTGGCAGCCGGTTATATTTTGTATGGTTCTTCCACCATGCTGGTGTATACCACCGGGCACGGTGTTAACGGGTTTACCTACGAACCCACCTTGGGTGAATACTTTCTTTCCCACCCGGACATGAGGATGCCGGAGGATGGAAAAATTTATTCCGTTAATGAAGGTTCGTACAATTCTTTCTCGCAACCTGTAAAGGAGTACATCGCCTATTGCAAGGAAAAAAATTATACCGGGCGCTACATTGGGTCGCTCGTGGCCGATTTTCACCGCAACCTGCTTAAAGGCGGCATTTACATTTACCCGGCAACGGCTAAAGACCCAAACGGCAAACTCCGGTTAATGTACGAGTGCAACGCGCTGGCGTTTGTTGCCGAGCAGGCAGGTGGTAAAGCTTCGGATGGACAAGGACGAATTTTGGATATCCAGCCAACATCGCTTCACCAGCGCACCCCGTTTTATGTGGGATCAAAAAATATGGTAGAAAAAGCGGAAAGCTTCGTTTAA
- a CDS encoding OmpA family protein, which yields MYSMRSILIFLAVAGTILTGYSQTEKEQAKVYMEQAELIMAETRAIDDARDLMVTAANLDPTNIKANFEAGHYHIKTIGKDLAVKYFLRVYELDPNYRFDLEFWIGQSYQYGLEFDKAIDFYNRYKQRLAKRPNYLGNDRVSPAVVDRAIYECENGKEYVANPKNFSIVNIGREINSEWDDYAPVFNESEDQVIFTSRRRDGNMNQNVDLDNKPFEDIFIARKVNGQWTAAENIGSPINTPYHDSNLALSADGQTLFIYTDEGGGDIYYSDRQPNGTWGAPVPLPGIINSSYEEKSITISSDEKTLYFSSNRPGGYGGLDIYRATKDAKGEWSNVKNMGPKINTEYDDDGPFIDYDSKTLYFSSKGRKGMGGFDIYKSVFDEATNEWSEPENLGYPINTPDNDIYFVSTKDGKRAYYSSVREDGLGYDDIFMITIPQPVIAAKEPEKLPEPEPEIEKQKFPLRYQVKVVEAGSGRPLDARVRLQGLRDNLVVPGVSGELGTMEFMIRAEEPKDYRLSVELEGYAFVNQNLKLEGASEKERTITRTVELRKLTTGVVSVLRNIYFDFDKATFRTESYTELNKLERMMAENPNLKVEIAGHTDAIGTAAYNKLLSQRRAEAVKDFLTKKGIDPRRITAVGYGKTRPLASNDDEEEGRELNRRVEFKVLGN from the coding sequence ATGTACAGTATGCGCAGTATACTGATTTTTTTAGCTGTCGCGGGAACTATCCTAACCGGTTACAGCCAAACCGAAAAAGAGCAGGCAAAGGTTTACATGGAACAGGCCGAATTAATTATGGCCGAAACCCGTGCTATTGACGATGCCCGCGACCTGATGGTAACGGCTGCAAACCTCGATCCCACCAACATCAAGGCAAACTTTGAGGCCGGCCATTACCATATTAAAACCATTGGTAAAGATCTGGCCGTAAAGTATTTTCTGCGCGTGTATGAACTTGATCCCAATTACCGGTTCGACCTGGAATTCTGGATTGGCCAGAGCTATCAGTACGGTCTTGAATTTGATAAAGCCATTGATTTCTACAATCGGTATAAACAGCGGTTGGCGAAACGGCCCAATTACCTGGGTAACGATCGGGTAAGCCCTGCAGTAGTTGACCGCGCTATTTATGAATGCGAAAACGGAAAAGAGTATGTGGCTAATCCGAAAAATTTTTCCATTGTAAACATTGGTCGGGAAATTAACTCCGAATGGGACGACTATGCGCCCGTGTTCAACGAAAGCGAAGACCAGGTCATCTTCACCTCCCGAAGGCGCGATGGCAACATGAACCAGAACGTGGATCTGGACAACAAACCCTTTGAAGATATTTTTATCGCACGCAAAGTAAATGGGCAGTGGACGGCCGCAGAGAACATTGGCTCTCCAATTAATACACCTTACCACGACTCCAATCTTGCCCTTTCGGCTGATGGTCAGACGCTGTTCATCTATACCGATGAGGGCGGTGGCGACATTTATTACAGCGACCGCCAGCCTAACGGCACCTGGGGCGCACCGGTTCCGCTGCCCGGAATCATCAACTCATCGTACGAAGAAAAGTCCATTACGATTTCATCGGATGAAAAAACCTTGTACTTCTCTAGTAACCGGCCGGGTGGCTACGGTGGGCTTGATATTTACCGGGCCACAAAGGATGCGAAAGGAGAGTGGTCAAACGTGAAAAATATGGGGCCTAAAATAAATACGGAGTACGATGATGACGGCCCCTTTATTGATTACGATAGCAAAACGCTCTACTTCAGTTCGAAAGGAAGGAAGGGTATGGGCGGCTTTGATATTTACAAATCGGTGTTTGATGAGGCCACCAACGAGTGGAGCGAACCCGAAAATCTGGGTTACCCCATCAATACACCCGATAACGACATCTACTTTGTCAGTACCAAGGATGGAAAGCGGGCATACTATTCATCGGTGCGCGAAGACGGCCTGGGCTATGATGATATTTTTATGATTACCATTCCGCAACCCGTGATTGCCGCAAAAGAACCTGAAAAACTGCCGGAACCCGAACCGGAAATTGAAAAGCAAAAATTCCCGTTGCGGTACCAGGTTAAAGTGGTGGAAGCAGGCTCGGGCCGGCCGCTGGATGCCAGGGTGAGGTTGCAGGGCCTGCGCGACAACCTGGTGGTACCCGGTGTTTCGGGCGAATTGGGAACAATGGAGTTTATGATACGTGCGGAAGAGCCTAAAGATTACCGGTTATCGGTTGAACTGGAAGGCTATGCCTTTGTAAATCAAAATCTGAAGTTAGAAGGGGCCTCGGAAAAGGAACGCACCATTACCCGTACGGTTGAATTGCGTAAGTTAACAACGGGCGTTGTTTCGGTTTTACGCAACATTTATTTTGATTTTGATAAAGCCACGTTCAGAACCGAATCGTACACCGAATTAAACAAACTGGAGCGCATGATGGCCGAGAATCCCAACCTGAAAGTAGAAATTGCCGGCCATACCGATGCCATTGGTACAGCAGCGTATAACAAACTGCTTTCGCAGCGCAGGGCCGAGGCAGTAAAAGACTTTTTAACGAAAAAGGGCATTGACCCCCGAAGAATAACGGCTGTTGGTTACGGTAAAACCCGCCCGCTGGCCAGCAATGATGACGAAGAAGAAGGGCGCGAACTTAACCGCAGGGTTGAGTTTAAAGTGCTCGGAAATTAA